Proteins from one Rosa chinensis cultivar Old Blush chromosome 7, RchiOBHm-V2, whole genome shotgun sequence genomic window:
- the LOC112176833 gene encoding uncharacterized protein LOC112176833 — protein sequence MARMTPPKSPMVCEKYQTGCMWRLYGLFDFRQSHSDKKLLSDNKRHSNRFDNRISKNKLDLLNNLDEKSQSMDDKMTDRTQTVDSGMASKRKHKGEKLSTELQMNKKIDSDELKHMQSNSKLACQLPKKKGKASKTSQISHPLSPQGLKCEAKNGKPSYSVSVETSSNKLNSAALAKEVRGKKRRGFGCKSINYEITLPQVQKNAAEAIINQKFIDEKYIRTDGVNHQSRQLSDALEILNSNQELFIKLLQDPNSLLAKHIEDLRESQAVKHQIKSPSDINVSEPRRCGGPAGNQKSKSCDTYSSEESDDSHFSDRIVVLKPGPSSMQSAEDNIKCSSLQSYYSLRNNGQSEMPANISFSQIKKKLRHAIGVSRKEQHSKSMDGTLHGSPYEGSKEDCKGKGVEIIRRNSPGGGMIMSSLDVKKRDNMSEGRECESQIQCETASTSGSGLGNLNISVVCHPRLKESESSLEARLLELLNSGNKDKNHKKQELKTLERVISFPEHDFLPTRSPVGLSPNSNCQLLYENKWRLQKEKTSCSSPTENNRTMHQGEINSLKQPSESESACRNGTVETKDTVHPGENSSLGALRRSNCMEKTSTTETSDTVYQGETDPAETQSELNCKDKALDWSTDKADLYEEDEYIRTSRQEQPSTSSPDVFQSPPRIQRGEDSASIEDKGEHPSPVSVLEQFFVDTISEPAEEHHSARHVRSPIRTDSSSTSSLNEHELISEYIQAVLRAASLDWDEISMMCDSTDQLLDPFLFDTVKLQANQLQGDCMLFFDCIDEVLVEVYHSDLRYSPWLSFIKPNVRQLPIEKTVIHKVMKYVDWYLSLHPSPRTLQQVVQMDIARSGTWIDIRKDAEDVIFQMVEDVLEELIIETII from the exons ATGGCAAGGATGACACCACCAAAGAGCCCTATGGTATGTGAGAAGTACCAGACAGGCTGTATGTGGCGTTTATATGGCCTCTTCGACTTTCGCCAAAGTCATTCTGATAAGAAGCTGCTTTCAGATAATAAGAGGCATTCAAACAGATTTG ATAATAGAATTTCTAAGAACAAGTTGGATTTGCTTAACAATTTGGATGAGAAGAGCCAAAGCATGGAT GACAAAATGACGGACAGAACTCAAACAGTTGATTCTGGTATGGCAAGTAAAAGAAAGCATAAGGGGGAAAAGTTATCCACTGAGCTGCAGATGAATAAGAAAATTGATTCTGATGAATTGAAACATATGCAATCCAATTCAAAACTTGCTTGTCAGTTACCTAAGAAGAAAGGAAAGGCTAGCAAAACTAGTCAGATATCTCATCCTCTTTCACCTCAGGGTCTGAAATGTGAAGCTAAGAATGGGAAACCTTCTTATTCAGTTTCAGTAGAAACATCTTCAAACAAGCTCAACTCGGCAGCATTGGCAAAAGAGGTGCGTGGAAAAAAGAGAAGAGGATTTGGTTGTAAAAGTATTAATTATGAGATTACTCTTCCACAAGTACAGAAGAATGCAGCTGAGGCCATCATAAATCAGAAATTCATTGATGAAAAGTACATCAGGACAGATGGGGTGAACCACCAGTCTAGACAATTATCAGATGCATTAGAGATTTTGAATTCTAATCAAGAATTATTCATAAAGCTCCTACAAGACCCAAATTCTCTTCTAGCAAAACATATTGAAGACCTCAGAGAATCTCAGGCAGTAAAACATCAGATTAAATCTCCCTCTGACATCAATGTTTCAGAACCAAGGCGATGTGGTGGTCCTGCTGGTAATCAGAAGTCGAAATCCTGTGATACCTACTCTTCTGAGGAAAGTGATGATTCCCATTTTTCAGACAGAATAGTAGTTTTGAAACCCGGCCCAAGTAGCATGCAAAGTGCTGAAGACAATATTAAGTGTTCCTCTCTGCAATCTTATTACAGCTTGAGAAATAACGGGCAGAGTGAAATGCCTGCGAATATTTCTTTTAGTCAGATAAAGAAGAAGTTGAGACATGCTATAGGGGTAAGCAGAAAAGAGCAACACTCTAAGTCAATGGATGGTACATTACATGGATCTCCCTATGAAGGCTCGAAAGAGGATTGTAAAGGAAAAGGTGTGGAGATCATTAGAAGAAATTCACCTGGTGGAGGAATGATAATGTCTTCTCTTGATGTAAAGAAAAGAGACAACATGAGCGAGGGGAGAGAATGTGAATCACAAATTCAGTGTGAAACTGCATCAACCAGTGGAAGTGGTCTTGGGAACTTAAACATTTCAGTTGTTTGCCATCCTAGGCTAAAGGAGTCTGAAAGTTCTTTGGAGGCTAGATTGTTGGAATTGTTAAACAGTGGAAACAAGGACAAAAACCACAAAAAGCAGGAACTGAAAACCCTGGAAAGGGTGATATCATTTCCTGAGCACGACTTCTTGCCTACACGCAGTCCTGTAGGACTTTCACCCAACAGCAACTGCCAACTGTTATATGAGAACAAATGGAGGcttcagaaagaaaaaaccaGCTGCTCAAGTCCTACAG AGAATAATCGCACCATGCACCAAGGAGAAATCAATTCTTTAAAACAGCCCTCTGAATCAGAAAGTGCTTGCAGAAATGGTACTGTGGAAACTAAAGATACTGTCCACCCAGGAGAAAATAGTTCTTTGGGAGCTCTAAGAAGATCCAATTGCATGGAGAAGACCAGTACCACAGAAACTAGTGATACTGTATACCAAGGAGAAACTGATCCTGCAGAGACACAGTCTGAACTAAATTGCAAAGACAAGGCTCTTGATTGGAGTACAGATAAAGCTGACTTGTACGAGGAAGATGAATATATTAGGACCTCCAGACAG GAGCAGCCATCAACATCTTCACCTGATGTTTTCCAGTCACCTCCAAGAATTCAGAGAGGGGAAGATTCTGCTAGCATCGAAGATAAAGGAGAGCACCCAAGTCCGGTATCTGTACTTGAGCAGTTTTTTGTAGATACCATATCTGAACCTG CTGAAGAGCACCATTCTGCTCGTCATGTGAGGTCCCCTATCCGCACTGACAGTAGCAGTACCTCTTCTTTGAATGAACATGAATTGATCTCCGAGTATATTCAGGCAGTGCTGCGAGCTGCAAGCTTAGATTGGGATGAAATCTCAATGATGTGCGACTCAACAGACCAACTGCTTGACCCGTTCTTGTTTGACACAGTAAAGCTGCAGGCAAACCAACTCCAAGGTGATTGCATGCTCTTCTTTGACTGTATAGATGAAGTCCTTGTCGAAGTATACCACAGTGACCTTCGATATTCCCCTTGGCTGTCATTTATCAAGCCAAATGTTCGACAACTTCCGATTGAGAAAACTGTGATTCATAAGGTGATGAAGTATGTTGACTGGTACCTCTCACTTCATCCGTCACCCCGGACATTGCAGCAGGTTGTTCAGATGGATATAGCACGATCTGGAACATGGATAGATATCCGGAAGGATGCTGAGGATGTCATTTTTCAGATGGTAGAAGATGTTTTAGAAGAATTGATAATAGAAACCATAATTTAG
- the LOC112180015 gene encoding transcription factor EGL1 gives MGTRLQNQERVPENLRKQLAIAVRSIQWSYAIFWSISPRQPGVLEWGDGYYNGDIKTRKTVQAIELDADQMGLQRSEHLRELYESLSAGEASPQARRPSAALSPEDLADTEWYYLVCMSFVFNIGQGLPGRTLANGQPIWLCNAHYADSKVFSRSLLAKSASIQTVVCFPFMGGVIELGVTELVLEDPGLIQHVKTSFLEVPYPLCLNTTNPSAGSYRNDNDLTSSALDQDVIDTKFIPIVRCEEIDVTYSSNGFGPNQPAEDSFMVEGMNGAASQVQSWQYMDDELSNYVHHSMDSSDCISQTLVYPEKIVSGPKGEKVVSDHFLQDHKECNSTKQVSLAPESNDLHYQSVLSSLLKSSHQLILGPHFQNGRQESSFVSWKKGGSVKCRKQRVGSPQYLLKKILFEVPKMHVICVLESPEDNGDRNGVWRPEAGESLMNHVLSERKRREKLNERFSILKSLVPSIQKDDKVAILDEAIEYLKDLEKRVEELETSQESTDLEATIKRKPQDNSEKTSDSCCNDKRSNGKKPLVYKRKACDIDETEPEINYVASKNSSSDNVKVSMNNKGALIEMRFPWREGVLLEIMDVTSSLHLDTHSVESSTTDGILFLTIQSRFKGSSIASAGTIEQALQRIARNC, from the exons ATGGGTACTAGGCTCCAGAACCAGGAGAGAGTGCCAGAGAATCTGAGAAAACAGCTTGCAATTGCTGTGAGAAGTATCCAGTGGAGCTACGCAATCTTCTGGTCCATTTCACCAAGACAGCCAGg GGTCTTGGAGTGGGGTGATGGGTACTACAATGGAGATATTAAGACAAGAAAAACAGTTCAAGCCATAGAACTTGATGCTGATCAAATGGGTTTGCAGAGGAGTGAACACTTGAGAGAACTTTACGAGTCCCTCTCAGCTGGTGAAGCAAGCCCACAAGCTAGAAGGCCTTCAGCAGCATTATCTCCTGAAGATCTTGCTGATACAGAGTGGTATTACTTGGTTTGCATGTCTTTCGTCTTCAACATTGGCCAAGG GTTGCCAGGACGAACGTTAGCGAATGGCCAACCAATCTGGCTATGCAATGCTCATTATGCAGATAGTAAAGTGTTTAGTCGCTCTCTACTAGCAAAG AGCGCATCCATTCAG ACTGTGGTATGCTTTCCTTTTATGGGAGGTGTGATAGAGCTGGGTGTGACTGAGCTG GTTCTGGAGGACCCCGGTCTCATTCAACACGTTAAAACATCATTTTTGGAGGTTCCATACCCCCTATGTTTGAACACAACCAATCCTAGTGCAGGAAGCTACAGAAATGACAATGATCTTACCAGCTCTGCGCTTGATCAGGATGTTATCGACACCAAATTCATTCCAATTGTAAGATGTGAAGAAATAGATGTGACTTACAGTTCAAATGGGTTCGGGCCAAATCAACCAGCTGAAGATTCATTCATGGTTGAAGGGATGAATGGGGCAGCTTCCCAAGTACAGAGCTGGCAGTATATGGATGATGAGTTAAGTAACTACGTACATCATTCCATGGATTCGAGTGATTGCATATCTCAAACATTGGTATATCCTGAAAAGATTGTCTCCGGTCCTAAGGGTGAAAAGGTTGTCTCTGATCATTTTCTGCAAGATCATAAAGAGTGCAATTCCACAAAACAAGTCTCTTTGGCACCTGAAAGCAATGACTTGCATTACCAGAGTGTTCTTTCTTCCCTTCTAAAGAGCTCACACCAATTGATTTTGGGGCCACACTTTCAAAATGGTCGTCAGGAATCCAGCTTTGTGAGTTGGAAGAAAGGAGGATCTGTAAAATGCCGAAAACAACGAGTTGGAAGCCCGCAATACTTGTTGAAGAAGATTTTGTTTGAAGTTCCGAAGATGCATGTAATTTGTGTTCTTGAGTCCCCAGAAGATAATGGTGATCGAAATGGAGTTTGGAGACCAGAAGCTGGTGAAAGTCTTATGAACCATGTATTATCTGAGAGGAAGCGAAGGGAAAAACTAAATGAAAGGTTTTCCATTTTGAAATCTCTGGTgccttcaattcaaaag GATGACAAAGTAGCCATACTTGATGAAGCAATAGAGTATTTGAAAGATCTTGAGAAAAGAGTTGAAGAGTTGGAAACGTCCCAGGAGTCAACAGATTTAGAGGCAACAATAAAGAGGAAACCCCAAGATAATAGTGAGAAAACATCTGACAGCTGTTGCAACGACAAAAGGAGTAATGGGAAGAAACCATTAGTTTACAAGAGGAAGGCCTGTGACATTGATGAAACAGAACCAGAAATCAACTATGTTGCGTCTAAGAACAGTTCGAGTGATAATGTAAAGGTGAGCATGAACAACAAGGGTGCTCTAATTGAGATGAGGTTTCCTTGGAGGGAGGGAGTGTTGCTAGAAATCATGGATGTCACAAGCAGTCTCCACTTAGATACTCACTCAGTTGAATCATCCACCACAGATGGGATTCTTTTTCTGACTATTCAATCAAGG TTTAAGGGGTCTAGTATTGCATCAGCTGGGACGATAGAGCAAGCACTTCAGAGAATCGCTAGGAACTGTTGA